One Bufo gargarizans isolate SCDJY-AF-19 chromosome 3, ASM1485885v1, whole genome shotgun sequence DNA segment encodes these proteins:
- the TASL gene encoding TLR adapter interacting with SLC15A4 on the lysosome, protein MLSEGYLCKIQASYDNDCRLHHNQRTKEPKEVAGVCTLNYLSAHETRSKRIFRKFGSFEKHNTQQEGDHKEMVEGLIYECEKSPLASISGNSSSSKDAFLVPSSCKHICRDYNDLHIAGDQVMAINSVMRDFTSDSSFEFCEGPFLQSYEIPSNMDSLGVQTNNISKKGSKRYSWKVCSEKEKSIVNPEQPMSNSILNEYLERKIIELYKQYMMDISCSASTNHIMTSEVIMNNIQQISMQLSREQNMERHKAKDMVISFLLRLASEKQSNVISTPDLQISSNLA, encoded by the coding sequence ATGCTTTCAGAGGGATACTTGTGCAAAATCCAGGCTTCCTATGACAATGACTGCAGGTTGCATCACAACCAGAGGACTAAAGAACCAAAAGAAGTGGCTGGTGTATGCACTCTCAATTATTTATCTGCCCATGAGACCCGGAGCAAAAGGATTTTCAGGAAATTTGGTTCATTTGAAAAGCACAACACTCAACAAGAGGGTGACCACAAGGAAATGGTGGAAGGCTTGATATATGAATGTGAAAAATCACCTTTAGCAAGCATAAGTGGAAACTCAAGCTCAAGCAAAGATGCCTTTTTGGTCCCATCCTCTTGCAAACATATCTGCAGAGACTATAATGACTTGCATATAGCTGGAGACCAAGTGATGGCTATCAACTCAGTCATGAGGGATTTCACTTCTGATAGCAGCTTTGAATTTTGTGAGGGACCTTTCTTGCAATCGTATGAAATTCCTTCTAATATGGATTCTTTAGGTGTCCAAACAAATAATATCAGCAAAAAAGGCAGTAAACGGTATTCCTGGAAAGTATGCAGTGAAAAAGAGAAAAGCATCGTTAACCCTGAGCAACCAATGTCTAATTCAATTCTCAATGAGTATTTGGAAAGAAAGATTATTGAGCTCTATAAGCAGTACATGATGGATATAAGCTGCAGTGCATCCACAAACCACATCATGACCTCAGAAGTCATCATGAACAACATCCAGCAGATAAGCATGCAGTTGTCACGAGAACAAAACATGGAAAGACACAAGGCCAAAGACATGGTCATCAGTTTCTTGCTGAGGCTTGCAAGTGAAAAACAGTCTAATGTTATCAGCACTCCAGATCTTCAGATCTCATCTAACCTTGCTTAA